A part of Aegilops tauschii subsp. strangulata cultivar AL8/78 chromosome 2, Aet v6.0, whole genome shotgun sequence genomic DNA contains:
- the LOC109737325 gene encoding putative F-box protein At2g02030: protein MEQPGKKTGLRIDAHLDEGLVAEVLARLPARCVLRFRAVCKEWLRIIDSPAFLEAHARCRPLELLVYTRMETEVVGPDGLPQAATELDLDAVAVAVPAHRPAPTRRTIATFPDSLDGGLNLYCSLLASCDGLLLIRDAARQYLVLNPATWQWSDLPRLAVQQGGRAVTQESGFYFHQPSGEYRLLCHVSYEYGEFDAQAPHYCVLSTGAKEPRRLMSVQATPMEMEMEETIAYHQWLPPKSRCFMNLMTPAVLHGHLHWLQHVEAGLTGQMVAFDTAAETFRRMPPPPVTCKMHSHLLVADGSLMVAELGHRFMDLWFLEGYGGGAAEGTWEHRHRVDMRWPITGPLLVAGGDGGDVVLGHNQGVVAYNLRSRTVRQVVDVDESGDEPLLLPSRYVFRESLVRHGFFEERKHPGLPSFRCCP, encoded by the coding sequence ATGGAGCAGCCCGGGAAGAAGACGGGTCTGCGCATCGACGCGCACCTCGACGAGGGACTGGTCGCGGAGGTCCTCGCCCGGCTGCCGGCCAGGTGCGTCCTCCGCTTCCGCGCCGTCTGCAAAGAGTGGCTCCGCATCATCGACAGCCCGGCCTTCCTCGAGGCGCACGCGCGCTGTCGCCCGCTCGAGCTCCTCGTCTACACCAGAATGGAGACCGAGGTGGTTGGGCCCGACGGCCTCCCGCAGGCCGCCACCGAGCTGGACCTGGACGCCGTGGCCGTGGCCGTCCCCGCCCATCGGCCGGCGCCGACGCGGCGGACCATCGCGACCTTCCCTGACAGCCTCGACGGCGGGTTGAACCTCTACTGCTCCCTGCTGGCCTCGTGCGAcggcctcctcctcatccgcgaCGCTGCCCGGCAGTACCTCGTGCTTAACCCCGCGACGTGGCAGTGGAGCGACCTGCCGCGGCTGGCCGTACAGCAGGGTGGCCGCGCCGTGACACAGGAGTCCGGCTTCTACTTCCACCAGCCCTCCGGCGAGTACCGGCTACTGTGCCACGTCTCGTACGAGTACGGCGAGTTCGACGCCCAAGCGCCACACTACTGCGTCTTGTCGACCGGCGCCAAGGAGCCGCGGCGACTGATGAGCGTGCAAGCCACGCccatggagatggagatggaggaGACCATCGCCTACCACCAGTGGCTGCCCCCTAAATCCCGATGCTTCATGAACCTTATGACGCCGGCGGTGCTTCACGGCCACCTGCACTGGCTGCAGCACGTGGAGGCCGGGCTCACCGGTCAGATGGTGGCGTTCGACACGGCGGCCGAGACGTTCCGCCGGATGCCGCCTCCGCCCGTCACCTGCAAGATGCACTCGCACCTGCTCGTCGCGGACGGGTCGCTCATGGTGGCCGAGCTGGGCCACCGATTCATGGACCTCTGGTTTCTCGAGGGCTACGGCGGTGGCGCGGCCGAGGGGACGTGGGAGCACCGGCACCGCGTCGACATGCGGTGGCCGATCACAGGGCCGTTGCTCGTGGCGGGTGGCGACGGAGGGGACGTCGTCCTGGGACATAACCAAGGCGTGGTGGCGTACAACCTGAGGAGCAGGACCGTCAGGCAGGTGGTCGACGTCGACGAGTCGGGAGACGAACCTCTTCTTCTCCCGTCACGGTACGTGTTTCGGGAGAGCCTGGTTCGGCACGGCTTCTTCGAGGAGCGGAAGCATCCCGGCTTGCCGTCGTTCAGATGCTGCCCATGA